CATCCGGTTCAACATATCAATGAATTTCACATCTCCACGCTGTCTGAAAACTTTTTGTAGCATGATCGTCATTTTTATACCTTCTTTCCAGGCCTTAGACTCGAAAGCAAACTTAGTTGGTCTATTGGGATCCTTTGACACAGGCGGTAACTGAAAGAAATCCCCACAAAAGATGAGTTGAATGCCACCAAATGGTTGATGATTCTTCCGTATTTTTCTAGCAATAAAGTCTAGTTTATCCAACAGTTCTGCATCTAGCATTGATATTTCGTCGACGACCAAGGCACCGATATTTTCCCAACGTCTCAAATGCTTTCGAGACCTACGAACTTTTTTATACAGTTTGTCTGCATCACCTTTTCCTAGCCCTATCCCAGCAAACGAATGTATAGTTATACCCCCGATGTTACAGGCGGCTAATCCTGTAGAGGCGGTGACTGCCACATTTTCCCTTCCATATAGGCCCTTCAAAACTTTGATCATTTCACGTAGAAGAATGGATTTACCAGTACCAGCGCTTCCTGTATAGAAAATGTTGTGCCCGTTTTCTGCCAACTTGATGAtgctttcttgttctttgcTTAAACAAATCGGTATCTTGACTTTTACATTATTGGGAAGATTTGAGTTACTGTAATCTTCGTCATTTTGCAGTTCAGTAAAGCTAGGCCTTTGAGTTAAAACAGCAATTTTTTCCCCGAAGTgcatctttttcttttcgttttcatttatCATTTCAAGGCTTCTCTCTTGAGATACTGAATTATTCTGAAGTTCCTCAAAAGATGGTTCCCTTTTCAACGGTGGCTTTAGCGGATTCTTGAAGCCTCTAGACgctgttttcttttggctGCTCTGTTCAAACGAGTTTTCAGAGGCTAGTGGTGGTGCTTGAGTTATACTTGGTTTGAACATATCGTTCCAGGGTGAGAAACTGTCCTTATTGATAAAGTTCATGAcattcttttccttcatgGGCATTTTGCCCAATAGGTCTTCTCCATTTACAACAACCGTACTTGCCTCTTCTGGCTGTTTAATTTCTAGCTCTATGCAGTCAGGCTCTTCCCAATCGTCCGAATCAGAAAGTAGCTCTAAATCTTCctttgaaagaatggaaGGATGCTTCAGTTGTGCTTGAATAAAGTTACCAGACCTAAAACCTCGGCTGCTCATAGAAAACGATAGTCTAGAGTACGGTATGTTTTTGAGTAAAGGAAAACTGTTGAAACTACAAATGAAGGGCCTCCTCGCTAGAATATGATTTAATGCTAGACTTATCCACCTACGCATGTATGTTGACGCGAATAAACTAGTCACTCAATGGATCGTGtaactgaaaaatatcgAGCTATTAACAGTATTAAAATGTTTGGCCGGAGTAGAGTAGATGAATACACCAATTTAGCTGACGTTGAAGTTGCTTTCTCttcaaattatttcatatataataaaaagtACAATACTTGTTTATACCTATAGTATCAGCcgaaaaatcaaagacgCGCCCTTCTTAATGTAACGCCAGAATTTTCAAGAGATGAGTTGATCAATTAAGTAAGTTTTCAatgtaaagaaaagagaaaaaatcgaGACACCTTGAACTTGCAATTGTGACCTTCCGTACATTCTAGATGTCTTATAAATTTGGCGTGCTTACTGTTAATAAAAGTGAGCTTTGTTTGGCGAACGTGCTGCAGGCTGGTCAATCTTTCCGATGGATTTGGGACGAGAAGCTAAATCAGTACAGCACTACAATGAAAGTAGGCAAACGTGAAAACTATTCAGTGGTGATTTTGAGACAAAATGGAGATAAAAATCTCATAGAATTTGCTGCTATTGGTGATTATGGCGGTCAAGACGCGTTAAAAACACATCTAACAGAGTATTTTAGATTGGACGTGTCACTGAAACACTTATTTGATAATGTATGGATTCCAAATGATAAAACATTTGCAAAACTGTCTCCACAAGGTATTCGTATTTTGGCTCAGGAACCATGGGAGACGCTAATTTCCTTCATTTGCTCAAGTAATAACAACATTTCAAGGATCACGAGAATGTGCAACAGCCTTAGCTCTAACTTCGGGAATCTGATCACAACAATTGATGGTGTCACTTACCACTCCTTCCCGACAAGTGAAGAGCTAGCTTCCAGGGGAACTGAAACTAGCTTACGTGAACTAGGCTTTGGATATAGGGCTAAGTACATTATCGAAACTGcgaagaagttgaagaaggaCAAAGCTGACTCTAATATTGCTGGAGACACCGAGTATCTTCAACGTATATGCAAAGACGCACAATATGAAGATGTTAGAGAGCACCTGATGTCTTACAATGGCGTGGGCCCTAAAGTTGCAGATTGCGTTTGTCTAATGGGTTTACATATGGATGGTATTGTACCTGTTGATGTCCATGTAAGTAGAATCGCGAAGAGGGATTACCAAATATCTGCGAACAAGAACCATATCAGAGAGTTGAGAGCAAAATACAACGACCTGCCAAtcacaagaaaaaaaatcaatttaGAGCTCGATCATATTAGGTTGGTGTTTTTGGAGAGATGGGGATCGCATGCTGGTTGGGCACAAGGCATTTTATTCTCCAAGGAGGTCGGAGCCACTAGTGGTAGTACTACAAGTGGTgaagtaaagaaaaggaaatggaGTATAGTGAAAGAAGTCGAGCAAATTGCCACAAAACAAATGGCTTTGAAAGTAGAGCTGGCTAAGGTGCATATTAAGGAAGCTAAGATCGATTAGCTAAAAAGTTGGCAGCAAGCAGTGCCGAATAAATTATGCCACTGATGATATGATACGTATTCTTGGAAGGAAACTATGAGGTAAAAGCTGAAATATGACTTTGTATATACAGTATAAAAAcattcatatataaaacGATAAAGATACAGTAGAAAGCAATGCAATACTCAAATCCATCTATAAGGACAGTATAGATCAAAAGTCTTGAAAAACCGGATCTATCAAACACTATTTCTTCTATGCAGTAAAAACTCAGGAACTTCAGAATTCAAAGTGCTTTCTTGCGAACCTGGAATGTATGGCATCTTATCGTCATCAATCAACCCCTGCAAAAACACACGTCCGTAGTCTACACCCACATGATAAATCTCTTCGAATTTACTGAAGTCCAAGGTCGCATATTCTTCAATAGGTGGTCTGACGTAAACAACACCTGGTGTATTCTTCGCCTTTTCTAAAGCATTCACCGATGCAACATAACCCAATCTTACTTGGATTTCAGCCATATTGGGTATATTCGGATGAGAAGAGAATGGATTCCAcctattgaa
The window above is part of the Saccharomyces kudriavzevii IFO 1802 strain IFO1802 genome assembly, chromosome: 13 genome. Proteins encoded here:
- the PIF1 gene encoding DNA helicase PIF1 (similar to Saccharomyces cerevisiae PIF1 (YML061C); ancestral locus Anc_4.322) gives rise to the protein MRRWISLALNHILARRPFICSFNSFPLLKNIPYSRLSFSMSSRGFRSGNFIQAQLKHPSILSKEDLELLSDSDDWEEPDCIELEIKQPEEASTVVVNGEDLLGKMPMKEKNVMNFINKDSFSPWNDMFKPSITQAPPLASENSFEQSSQKKTASRGFKNPLKPPLKREPSFEELQNNSVSQERSLEMINENEKKKMHFGEKIAVLTQRPSFTELQNDEDYSNSNLPNNVKVKIPICLSKEQESIIKLAENGHNIFYTGSAGTGKSILLREMIKVLKGLYGRENVAVTASTGLAACNIGGITIHSFAGIGLGKGDADKLYKKVRRSRKHLRRWENIGALVVDEISMLDAELLDKLDFIARKIRKNHQPFGGIQLIFCGDFFQLPPVSKDPNRPTKFAFESKAWKEGIKMTIMLQKVFRQRGDVKFIDMLNRMRLGNIDDETEREFKKLSRPLPDDEIIPAELYSTRMEVERANNSRLNKLPGQVHVFNAIDGGALEDEELKERLLQNFLAPKELHLKVGAQVMMVKNLDATLVNGSLGKVIEFMDPETYFCYEALTNDPSMPAEKLETWAENPSKIKAAMEREHSDGEESAVASRKSSVKEGFAKSSVEELVSPLDSSVFDFMKRVKTDDEIVLGNIKRKEQLLQMIHQNSAGKRRLPLVRFKASDMSTRMVLVEPEDWAIEDENEKPLVSRVQLPLMLAWSLSIHKSQGQTLPKVKVDLRRVFEKGQAYVALSRAVSREGLQVLNFDRSRIKAHQKVIDFYLTLSSAENAYKQLEADEQAKKRKLDYAPGPKYKAKSKSKSNSPVPTSATTQTDSGIAAMLQRHSRKRFQPKKESNRVHSLVSDESHLQDTENHILE
- the OGG1 gene encoding 8-oxoguanine glycosylase OGG1 (similar to Saccharomyces cerevisiae OGG1 (YML060W); ancestral locus Anc_4.321), yielding MSYKFGVLTVNKSELCLANVLQAGQSFRWIWDEKLNQYSTTMKVGKRENYSVVILRQNGDKNLIEFAAIGDYGGQDALKTHLTEYFRLDVSLKHLFDNVWIPNDKTFAKLSPQGIRILAQEPWETLISFICSSNNNISRITRMCNSLSSNFGNLITTIDGVTYHSFPTSEELASRGTETSLRELGFGYRAKYIIETAKKLKKDKADSNIAGDTEYLQRICKDAQYEDVREHLMSYNGVGPKVADCVCLMGLHMDGIVPVDVHVSRIAKRDYQISANKNHIRELRAKYNDLPITRKKINLELDHIRLVFLERWGSHAGWAQGILFSKEVGATSGSTTSGEVKKRKWSIVKEVEQIATKQMALKVELAKVHIKEAKID